One window of the Serinus canaria isolate serCan28SL12 chromosome 9, serCan2020, whole genome shotgun sequence genome contains the following:
- the ATP13A4 gene encoding probable cation-transporting ATPase 13A4 isoform X2 yields the protein MGENPAKNHYAQLNQGEENEMEIFGYKTQGCRRALCIAGYILSCGALRLLFYWKPEWDVWMNCIRCSLEEADIVLLRTTDDFRTYSHKTVTWISVSAFIKSRSDYPTTEEDSIFSKAIMKPSLLVRTIQVQKIRYVWNVYAKQFQKVGVLEDHYTCSAIHDKFGSGLTCNEQNVRRVMCGPNTIDVPVIPIWKLLIKEVLNPFYMFQLFSVCLWFAEDYMEYAIAIIFMSLLSIFLTVYDLRKQSIKLHRLVESHNNIMVTVCRNKEGFQELESHYLVPGDLLILKEGKTLLPCDAVLVSGQCTVNESMLTGESIPVTKIHLPQADNLKPWRVYCAEDYRKHVLFCGTEVIQTKADDRGVVKAVVLQTGFNTAKGDLVRSILYPKPMNFKLYRDALRFLMCLIAFAAIGMIYTVCVFALNGEETGEVVKKALDVITIAVPPALPAALTTGIIYTQQRLKKKDIFCISPQRINMCGQLNLVCFDKTGTLTEDGLDLWGLLPSERNCFQNIHSFPADHGLPWGPVFKALAVCHSLIVWEGKIQGDPLDVKMFEATNWVIDDSSGHQNEDQGSTHATVVRPGLQATTAPVEGITILRQFPFSSALQRMSVIAQEIGGDPQAFIKGAPETVAMLCRAETVPSNFESKLLLYTAQGFRVIGLACKSLQAGKPPAALTREEVESDLTFLGLLIMENRLKRDTKPVLEELSAARIRSVMVTGDNIQTAITVAKSAGMISPTHRVILVEANKVPGSSSASITWKSLEENKTEDYRSLDDSQTEPGVTLALGSGQYHFAMSGKSYQIVADHFRHFLPKLLLNGTVFARMSPSQKSSLVEEFQKLDYFVGMCGDGANDCGALKVAHAGISLSEQEASVASPFTSRTPSIACVPELIREGRAALVTSFCMFKYMALYSIIQYLGVLLLYWQLNSFGNYQFLFQDLAITTIIGVTTSACRSSGLWWSRSSLGIPRPISTVPARQ from the exons GAGATATTTGGCTACAAAACTCAAGGCTGCCGAAGGGCCTTGTGCATTGCTGGATACATCTTGTCCTGTGGGGCTCTGAGGCTGCTGTTTTACTGGAAGCCAGAGTGGGATGTGTGGATGAACTGCATCCGATGCAGCTTGGAAGAAGCGGATATTGTTCTGCTAAGAACAACG GACGATTTTCGGACTTATTCTCATAAGACTGTGACATGGATCTCTGTGTCAGCATTTATCAAAAGTAGATCAGACTATCCAACCACTGAGGAAGACTCAATCTTCAGCAAAGCCATAATGAAGCCAAGTTTGCTA GTGAGAACCATCCAAGTACAAAAAATCCGCTATGTCTGGAATGTCTATGCAAAACAGTTCCAGAAAGTTGG AGTCCTAGAAGACCACTACACTTGCTCAGCTATACATGATAAATTTGGTTCTGGTCTCACCTGCAATGAACAGAATGTCAG GAGAGTTATGTGTGGGCCAAACACTATTGATGTTCCAGTGATCCCTATTTGGAAACTACTCATCAAAGAG GTCCTAAATCCATTTTACATGTTCCAGCTGTTCAGTGTGTGTCTGTGGTTTGCTGAAGATTACATGGAGTATGCCATTGCCATCATATTCATGTCTCTCCTCTCCATATTTTTGACCGTATATGATCTTAGAAAG CAATCCATTAAACTGCACAGACTGGTTGAGTCTCATAACAACATTATGGTCACTGTCTGCAGAAATAAGGAAG gttTCCAAGAGCTGGAATCGCACTATCTTGTTCCTGGAGATTTGCTGATTTTGAAAGAGGGCAAAACCCTTTTGCCTTGTGATGCCGTCCTGGTCAGTGGGCAGTGCACTGTAAATGAAAGCATGCTGACAG GAGAAAGTATTCCTGTAACGAAGATCCACCTACCACAAGCTGATAATCTGAAGCCCTGGAGAGTGTACTGTGCAGAAGATTACAGAAAACATGTCCTCTTCTGTGGAACAGAGGTCATCCAGACCAAGGCAGATGACAGAGGAGTAGTGAaagctgtggtgctgcagaCTG GTTTCAACACAGCCAAAGGGGATCTGGTGAGGTCCATTCTCTACCCTAAACCCATGAACTTCAAGCTGTACAGAGATGCCCTCCGGTTCCTGATGTGCCTCATAGCATTTGCAGCCATTGGAATGATCTACacagtgtgtgtgtttgcactTAATGGG GAGGAGACAGGAGAAGTGGTGAAGAAGGCTTTGGATGTTATCACTATTGCTGtcccaccagctctgccagctgccttGACAACAGGAATCATTTATACCCAGCAGAGGTTGAAGAAAAAGGACATCTTTTGCATCAGCCCACAGAGGATCAACATGTGTGGACAGCTGAACCTTGTCTGCTTTGACAAA ACTGGCACCTTAACAGAAGATGGCCTGGATCTTTGGGGCTTGCTGCCCTCTGAAAGAAACTG CTTTCAGAATATTCACAGTTTCCCTGCAGACCATGGCCTGCCTTGGGGCCCAGTGTTCAAAGCACTGGCAGTTTGTCATTCATTAATTGTTTGGGAGGGCAAGATCCAAGGAGACCCACTGGATGTGAAAATGTTCGAGGCCACTAACTGG GTGATAGATGATTCCAGCGGACACCAGAATGAAGATCAAGGATCCACACATGCCACTGTTGTTAGACCTGGACTTCAAGCCACCACT GCCCCTGTGGAAGGAATTACCATTTTACGTCAGTTCCCATTTTCCTCAGCCTTGCAAAGAATGTCTGTCATCGCCCAGGAAATTGGTGGGGACCCACAGGCCTTCATAAAAGGGGCTCCTGAAACAGTAGCCATGCTGTGTAGAGCTGAAACAG TCCCATCGAACTTTGAAAGCAAGCTCCTGCTCTACACAGCCCAAGGCTTTCGGGTCATTGGCCTGGCCTGTAaatctctgcaggcagggaagccACCTGCTGCTCTAACAAG GGAGGAGGTAGAATCTGATCTGACATTCCTGGGCCTGCTGATAATGGAGAATCGATTAAAGAGGGACACAAAGCCTGTTCTGGAAGAGCTCAGTGCTGCCCGCATCAGGAGTGTTATGGTCACAG GGGACAACATTCAGACAGCTATAACAGTTGCCAAAAGTGCTGGCATGATATCTCCAACACACAGAGTGATTCTTGTGGAAGCAAACAAAGTGCCTGGATCTTCTTCAGCATCTATAACCTGGAAATCcctagaagaaaacaaaactgaagacTACAGAAGCCTG GATGACAGTCAGACTGAGCCAGGTGTCACGCTGGCATTGGGATCAGGCCAGTATCATTTTGCCATGAGTGGAAAATCTTACCAAATTGTAGCAGACCATTTCAGGCACTTTCTTCCAAAG CTCTTGCTGAACGGAACAGTTTTTGCTAGAATGTCTCCTAGTCAGAAATCCAGTCTTGTAGAAGAGTTTCAAAAGCTGGA ttACTTTGTGGGCATGTGTGGAGATGGAGCCAATGACTGTGGG GCTTTGAAAGTGGCACATGCAGGGATATCCCTGTCGGAGCAGGAGGCATCTGTGGCTTCACCTTTCACATCCCGAACACCCAGCATAGCCTGTGTTCCAGAGCTAATCAG GGAAGGCCGTGCTGCTCTTGTCACTTCCTTCTGCATGTTCAAGTACATGGCACTGTACAGCATAATTCAGTACCTTGGTGTTCTCCTGCTTTACTGG cAACTAAACTCCTTTGGGAATTACCAATTTTTGTTCCAAGATCTGGCTATTACCACCATAATTGGTGTGACAA